One segment of Desulfurobacteriaceae bacterium DNA contains the following:
- a CDS encoding RNA polymerase sigma factor RpoD/SigA yields the protein MEEREFLFEDEENFNLDETLEGFDEEFTEGMDLFSQQIDPSLIESFVPDKDSLDAFLKSIAKIPLLTREEEIELAKRAKKGDKEALKKLVESNLRFVVSVAKKYLGCGLPLHDLIAEGILGLIEAARRFDPDKGVKFISYAVWWIRQSIMQALAQQTGAVKIPVKQAVLVNKITRSYGELLKKLGREPTTEELAEYVGMDPKEIERLLTVCQVPLSLDTPIGDEEDTTFKDFLKGEGTAEVEEKVVQEELKQSIQEMLEQLTPQEKKIIIMRFGLDGNEPKTLREIGEKLGISRERVRQLEARAKKKMKEYATRKKLDAFLN from the coding sequence ATGGAAGAAAGAGAATTTTTGTTTGAGGATGAAGAGAACTTTAATTTAGACGAAACTTTAGAAGGTTTTGATGAAGAATTCACGGAAGGGATGGATCTTTTTAGCCAGCAGATTGATCCGTCCCTCATAGAATCTTTTGTTCCAGATAAGGATTCCTTGGACGCATTTTTAAAGTCCATAGCGAAAATTCCTCTCCTTACAAGGGAAGAGGAGATAGAACTTGCAAAGAGGGCAAAGAAGGGAGACAAGGAAGCTCTCAAGAAACTTGTTGAATCAAACTTAAGGTTTGTTGTAAGCGTTGCTAAGAAGTACTTAGGTTGTGGACTTCCTCTCCACGACCTTATTGCAGAAGGAATACTTGGATTAATAGAAGCAGCAAGGAGGTTTGATCCTGATAAAGGGGTTAAGTTCATATCCTACGCTGTTTGGTGGATAAGGCAGTCTATTATGCAAGCTCTTGCCCAGCAGACTGGAGCAGTAAAGATACCTGTTAAGCAGGCAGTTCTTGTTAACAAAATTACCCGTTCTTACGGGGAACTACTTAAAAAGCTTGGTAGAGAACCTACTACTGAAGAACTTGCTGAATACGTCGGAATGGACCCAAAAGAAATAGAAAGGCTATTAACAGTATGCCAAGTGCCTCTTTCTCTTGATACTCCTATTGGTGATGAGGAAGATACTACGTTTAAAGATTTCTTAAAAGGCGAAGGAACTGCTGAGGTAGAAGAAAAGGTTGTTCAAGAAGAGTTAAAACAAAGCATTCAAGAGATGCTTGAACAACTTACTCCACAAGAAAAGAAGATAATAATAATGAGATTTGGACTTGATGGAAATGAACCAAAGACTTTGAGGGAAATTGGTGAGAAACTTGGCATTAGCCGTGAAAGGGTTAGACAGCTAGAAGCTCGTGCTAAAAAGAAAATGAAAGAATACGCTACCAGAAAGAAACTTGATGCCTTTTTAAACTAA
- a CDS encoding NlpC/P60 family protein produces MKRVLFIAFSIILSTSPSFADLYIVKKGDSLAKIAKKFKTTVRKIKRLNGLRSNIIYPGQRLIVPSRWKKPKKSGYTISFVEKKSYEVSKEKAKQYSSSIYPITDIVMKEGERLADALSTPLSVPYDNWSLSILNEPEYKSALLKRLADIFKDLKNTSYIFGGMNPKYGLDCSSFTMYVYKKLGIALPRTARAQFNVGIPVSKRELKVGDLVFFRTYARFPSHVGIYIGNGKFVHFSSMYHGLAISSLNDRYFRKRFIGAKRVLSEKLVKKIVLADNN; encoded by the coding sequence GTGAAGAGAGTGCTATTCATTGCTTTTAGCATAATACTTTCTACTTCCCCTTCATTTGCAGACCTTTATATAGTTAAAAAGGGAGACTCTCTTGCTAAAATAGCCAAAAAGTTCAAGACGACTGTTAGGAAGATAAAGAGACTAAACGGTCTAAGAAGCAACATAATCTATCCGGGACAAAGACTTATCGTTCCAAGTAGGTGGAAAAAGCCCAAGAAAAGTGGTTATACCATCTCTTTCGTTGAGAAGAAATCCTACGAAGTTTCGAAAGAGAAAGCTAAGCAATACTCCTCTTCTATTTATCCCATTACCGATATTGTTATGAAAGAGGGCGAAAGATTGGCTGATGCCCTCTCTACTCCTTTAAGTGTTCCATACGATAACTGGAGCTTATCGATCTTGAACGAACCAGAATACAAAAGTGCTCTTCTTAAAAGGTTGGCAGATATTTTTAAAGATCTGAAGAACACTTCTTACATATTTGGAGGAATGAATCCTAAGTATGGTTTAGATTGTTCCTCATTTACTATGTATGTTTACAAGAAACTTGGAATAGCTTTACCAAGAACTGCAAGGGCACAGTTTAACGTAGGAATTCCTGTCTCAAAAAGGGAGTTAAAGGTTGGAGATCTTGTGTTTTTTAGAACTTATGCAAGGTTCCCTTCCCACGTTGGTATTTACATAGGTAACGGAAAGTTTGTCCACTTTTCCTCTATGTACCATGGACTTGCAATCTCTTCTTTGAACGATCGTTACTTTAGAAAACGTTTCATTGGAGCAAAGAGAGTTTTAAGTGAAAAACTTGTAAAGAAGATTGTCTTAGCAGATAACAACTAA
- a CDS encoding flagellar motor protein MotB encodes MARRKKEECKAAPAWLTSFSDLMSLLLTFFILLYSMSTLDVTKAIKFLSYFQGEKAKSFEKISVVKPIKIYTTDLAKKIRRIIQRILPIHGYQIVVTEEYVLIRLFDKVLFKPNSFKLTKDAQRALKEIAKVIKELPGNFRVRIEGHTSLDEPQRFLPYIHDDWDLSIRRAVTVAKYLVSKGVDPKKVEAVGYGSSRPLYTWKNPILQARNRRVEIFLEVANPREFEKVEVERKEKIPKQKTKQQP; translated from the coding sequence ATGGCTAGACGTAAAAAAGAAGAGTGTAAAGCGGCTCCGGCGTGGCTTACAAGTTTTAGTGACCTTATGTCCCTTTTACTAACCTTTTTTATTCTCCTTTATTCAATGAGTACTCTTGATGTGACTAAGGCAATAAAGTTTTTATCTTACTTTCAGGGAGAAAAGGCTAAAAGTTTTGAAAAAATTTCTGTAGTTAAGCCGATAAAAATCTATACAACGGATCTAGCAAAAAAGATTAGACGTATCATTCAAAGAATACTCCCAATACACGGATACCAGATTGTAGTAACCGAGGAATATGTCCTAATAAGACTATTTGACAAAGTACTGTTTAAACCTAACTCATTTAAGCTAACTAAAGATGCCCAAAGGGCACTCAAAGAAATTGCCAAGGTTATAAAAGAACTTCCAGGAAATTTTAGAGTAAGGATAGAAGGTCACACAAGCTTAGACGAACCACAACGGTTTCTACCTTACATTCACGACGATTGGGACTTATCAATAAGAAGAGCTGTTACAGTTGCAAAATACTTAGTATCTAAAGGGGTTGACCCCAAAAAAGTAGAAGCTGTTGGTTATGGAAGTTCAAGACCTCTTTATACTTGGAAAAATCCTATCTTGCAAGCAAGAAATAGAAGAGTTGAGATCTTTTTAGAAGTTGCAAATCCAAGAGAGTTTGAAAAAGTAGAAGTGGAGAGAAAGGAGAAGATACCAAAACAGAAAACTAAGCAACAACCTTAG
- a CDS encoding DegQ family serine endoprotease, whose translation MNTRQLLKRVSLTVAFLSVISSSSVFGKVKPTEKDYQTVESLQKVFESVAEKVKPAVVNISTVSEVKFRHPPIPPEFRDFFDHFGIPFPFDGFPDSFKTRSLGSGFIVKVKNGWAYILTNNHVIDKATKIKVKLSDGSVYKAKVVGKDPKTDVALIKIKVGNKKVPTVELGDSDKIKVGEFVIAVGNPYGLDWTVTHGIVSAKGRHGLGLNPIENFIQTDAAINPGNSGGPLCDIYGRVIGINTAIVRNAQGLGFAVPINIAKKVMEDLLKYGKVVRGWLGVYIEDLSPEIAKKFGVKEGVLITKVMKDSSAEKSGLRSGDVIVEFNGEPVKNVSDLQLKVINTRPGEKVKVKIIRDGRLKVVTVKIGEMPGSKQVAIEDLVSKFGFSVQELSDELRKRLGIPKWIKHGVIVTSVKPGSSADDAGLREGDVIVKAGVSPRRMKTLKSVEDLLSILKDAGSSGILLKVVRGERVLYLVLNPEE comes from the coding sequence ATGAACACAAGACAACTTCTAAAGAGGGTGTCTTTGACTGTGGCATTCTTAAGTGTTATATCGTCGTCATCGGTCTTTGGTAAGGTCAAACCGACAGAAAAGGATTACCAAACTGTCGAAAGTCTTCAAAAGGTCTTTGAAAGTGTTGCTGAAAAGGTAAAACCAGCTGTTGTTAACATAAGCACTGTTTCAGAAGTAAAGTTTCGTCATCCACCAATTCCACCAGAGTTTAGAGATTTCTTTGATCATTTTGGAATTCCATTTCCTTTTGATGGATTCCCTGACTCCTTTAAGACAAGGTCTCTTGGGTCAGGATTCATCGTCAAGGTCAAAAACGGATGGGCTTACATTTTGACAAACAATCACGTTATAGACAAAGCAACGAAGATAAAAGTAAAGCTTAGTGATGGTTCAGTGTATAAAGCAAAAGTTGTAGGAAAAGATCCAAAAACGGACGTTGCCCTTATAAAAATTAAAGTTGGAAATAAGAAAGTGCCGACGGTTGAGCTTGGAGACTCCGATAAAATAAAAGTAGGTGAGTTTGTTATAGCTGTTGGAAACCCTTACGGACTTGATTGGACTGTTACCCACGGAATCGTTTCTGCCAAAGGAAGACACGGCTTAGGACTCAATCCCATTGAGAATTTTATTCAGACCGATGCAGCAATAAATCCTGGAAACAGTGGTGGACCTTTATGTGATATATACGGAAGGGTTATCGGGATAAATACAGCAATCGTTAGAAACGCTCAAGGACTTGGTTTTGCCGTCCCAATAAACATTGCTAAAAAGGTAATGGAAGACTTACTAAAGTATGGAAAAGTTGTTAGAGGATGGCTTGGCGTTTACATCGAAGATCTATCTCCAGAAATAGCTAAAAAGTTTGGTGTAAAGGAAGGAGTTCTTATTACAAAAGTTATGAAGGATAGTTCAGCGGAAAAAAGCGGTCTTAGAAGTGGAGATGTGATAGTTGAGTTTAACGGTGAGCCTGTTAAGAACGTTTCCGACCTTCAGTTAAAGGTTATAAATACAAGACCTGGTGAGAAGGTAAAGGTTAAGATCATAAGAGATGGTAGACTTAAGGTAGTTACCGTTAAAATTGGTGAAATGCCAGGTTCTAAACAGGTTGCAATTGAAGATTTAGTTTCTAAATTTGGTTTCTCCGTGCAAGAACTTTCTGATGAGCTTAGAAAGCGTTTAGGAATTCCTAAGTGGATTAAGCACGGTGTAATCGTAACTTCCGTAAAACCTGGTTCTTCTGCTGATGATGCCGGTTTAAGAGAGGGAGACGTTATTGTCAAAGCGGGTGTTTCTCCTCGTAGAATGAAGACTTTAAAAAGTGTTGAGGACCTACTCAGCATACTTAAAGATGCTGGTAGTTCAGGAATTCTCCTAAAAGTTGTTAGAGGAGAGAGGGTTCTTTACTTAGTTCTAAATCCTGAAGAATAG
- the secA gene encoding preprotein translocase subunit SecA has translation MLNTILTKIFGSKNEREIKKLKPIVEKINDLEKEFEKKSKEDLQALTNKWKEELSKIEDDKEKFKYMDKILPEAFAAVREAAKRTLGMRHYDVQLMGGIVLHQGKIAEMRTGEGKTLVATLPVYLNALAGKGVHVVTVNDYLAKRDAEWMGPVYNYLGLTVGYLQNDMEKEKRKEMYKRDITYGTNSEFGFDYLRDNMAFSKEERVQRGLFYAIVDEADSILIDEARTPLIISGPSEENVDVYYVADAIVRQLKKDKHFQVDEKTKTAVLTDEGIRKVEEIVSSMTGIKDFNLYDPKFSDLLHAIIQSLRAHHLFKKDVDYVVKDGKVVIVDEFTGRIMPGRRWSDGLHQAVEAKEGVKIEAENQTLATITLQNYFRLYTKLAGMTGTAETEAAELKEIYGLDVVVIPTNRPVQRIDHPDLIFKTMRAKYNAVVKEIEKNYKVGRPVLVGTNSIEASEYLSRLLKKKGIPHQVLNAKHHEKEAEIVAQAGRLHAVTIATNMAGRGTDILLGGNPEFLAKKELREKGITPEKVGEEKYQEIYRETLEKYKKITEKEKKKVIELGGLYVIGTERNESRRIDNQLRGRAGRQGDPGETRFFLSLEDNLLRLFGSDRIKRMMDMMNIPEDEPITHKMVSKALENAQRRVEQQNFQIRKRLLEYDEVYNVQRKVIYEQRNKLLEEENFKEDILHFMEETAWEMVESFAPENVLPDEWDLEGLKKSLEARFGFEFDIPTSFEELMSLNVPDATDDREKLVKLIFSKLKEEYEKLEEIVGEKTLREVERMIMLQTLDHYWRQHLLALDHVKESIGWRGYGQKDPIVEFKKEAFQLFEELISNIQNGTIDGLFNYYRFVQSQLQEENDKIET, from the coding sequence ATGCTCAATACAATTCTTACAAAGATTTTTGGAAGCAAAAACGAAAGGGAGATAAAGAAATTAAAGCCTATAGTTGAGAAGATAAATGATCTTGAAAAAGAGTTTGAGAAAAAGTCAAAAGAAGACCTTCAGGCTTTGACTAATAAGTGGAAAGAGGAACTTTCAAAAATTGAAGATGATAAGGAAAAGTTTAAGTACATGGACAAAATACTTCCTGAAGCATTTGCTGCTGTAAGGGAGGCTGCAAAAAGAACCCTTGGAATGCGCCACTATGACGTTCAATTAATGGGAGGAATTGTTCTCCACCAAGGGAAAATTGCAGAAATGAGAACTGGTGAAGGTAAAACTCTTGTTGCAACCCTTCCTGTTTACCTTAATGCCCTTGCAGGAAAAGGAGTTCACGTTGTTACAGTAAACGACTACCTTGCCAAAAGAGACGCAGAGTGGATGGGACCAGTTTACAACTACCTTGGTCTTACCGTTGGCTATTTACAGAACGATATGGAAAAAGAAAAAAGAAAGGAAATGTACAAAAGAGACATCACCTACGGAACAAACAGTGAGTTTGGCTTTGATTACCTAAGAGACAACATGGCTTTTTCAAAGGAAGAAAGAGTTCAAAGGGGACTTTTCTACGCTATCGTTGACGAAGCTGACTCAATTTTGATAGATGAAGCAAGGACTCCTTTAATTATTTCTGGACCTTCTGAAGAAAATGTTGATGTTTACTACGTTGCTGATGCTATCGTTAGACAACTTAAGAAAGATAAGCACTTCCAAGTTGACGAAAAAACAAAAACGGCTGTTCTAACCGACGAGGGAATAAGAAAAGTTGAAGAGATTGTTAGCAGTATGACCGGAATAAAAGATTTTAATCTCTACGATCCGAAGTTTTCTGACCTTCTCCACGCAATAATTCAGTCATTAAGAGCACACCATCTATTTAAGAAGGACGTTGATTATGTAGTTAAAGATGGAAAAGTGGTTATCGTTGATGAGTTTACAGGAAGAATAATGCCGGGACGTCGTTGGAGTGATGGTCTTCATCAAGCTGTAGAAGCTAAAGAAGGGGTAAAGATAGAGGCTGAAAACCAAACTTTAGCAACAATTACTCTCCAAAACTATTTTAGACTCTATACAAAACTTGCTGGTATGACAGGAACAGCAGAGACAGAAGCAGCAGAACTGAAAGAAATCTATGGACTTGACGTTGTTGTAATTCCAACCAACAGACCTGTCCAAAGGATTGACCATCCAGACCTAATCTTTAAAACAATGAGGGCAAAATACAATGCAGTTGTTAAAGAGATAGAGAAAAACTATAAGGTTGGAAGACCCGTTCTTGTTGGAACAAACTCAATTGAAGCTTCTGAATATCTTTCAAGGCTTTTAAAGAAAAAAGGAATTCCCCACCAAGTTCTGAACGCTAAGCACCACGAAAAAGAGGCTGAAATTGTTGCTCAAGCTGGAAGACTTCACGCTGTAACTATTGCTACAAACATGGCAGGTCGTGGAACGGACATTCTTCTGGGAGGTAATCCAGAATTCTTAGCTAAGAAGGAACTAAGGGAAAAAGGAATTACTCCTGAAAAGGTAGGAGAGGAAAAGTATCAGGAAATCTACAGAGAGACCTTGGAGAAATACAAGAAAATAACTGAAAAAGAGAAAAAGAAAGTAATAGAGCTCGGGGGACTTTACGTAATTGGTACTGAAAGGAACGAATCCCGTCGTATAGATAACCAGCTTCGTGGTCGTGCAGGAAGACAGGGAGATCCGGGTGAAACGAGGTTCTTCTTATCCTTAGAGGATAATCTTCTTAGACTTTTTGGTTCAGACAGAATAAAGAGAATGATGGACATGATGAATATTCCTGAAGATGAACCCATAACCCACAAGATGGTTTCAAAAGCTCTTGAGAATGCCCAAAGAAGGGTTGAACAACAGAACTTCCAGATAAGAAAGAGACTTCTTGAGTATGATGAAGTTTACAACGTTCAAAGGAAAGTTATTTATGAACAGAGAAATAAGCTCCTTGAGGAGGAAAACTTTAAAGAAGACATTCTTCACTTTATGGAAGAAACAGCTTGGGAAATGGTTGAAAGCTTTGCTCCTGAGAACGTCTTACCAGATGAATGGGATTTGGAAGGTCTTAAGAAATCTCTAGAAGCAAGGTTTGGTTTTGAGTTTGATATTCCAACTTCTTTTGAAGAACTTATGAGCCTAAACGTTCCTGACGCTACTGATGATAGGGAAAAGCTTGTGAAACTGATCTTTAGTAAACTTAAGGAAGAGTACGAAAAACTTGAAGAGATTGTTGGAGAGAAAACTCTGCGGGAAGTGGAAAGAATGATTATGCTTCAGACCCTCGACCACTACTGGAGACAGCACCTTTTAGCCCTTGATCACGTAAAAGAGAGTATTGGCTGGAGAGGATACGGACAGAAAGATCCAATTGTTGAGTTTAAAAAGGAGGCGTTCCAGCTCTTTGAGGAGCTTATTTCTAATATTCAGAACGGAACAATAGACGGATTGTTTAACTACTATAGGTTCGTTCAAAGCCAGCTTCAGGAAGAGAATGATAAAATAGAAACCTAA
- a CDS encoding KamA family radical SAM protein produces MIRELREVEKFLTLTEEEKESFKKVVPIYPFSSSPYYLNLAKNSTAIKRMILPDIREIDEDVQLFGEDDPLWEEKDKKTPFLTHRYKDRVLIVTTNYCPVLCRFCMRKRNWKKPTFFIDEKEIDKVVEYIKKTPQVRDVLISGGEPLFLPLEKLEKLLLSLKKIDHIEVVRIGTRLLVVEPERLLNDDLLKVLEKAEKVWINTHFNHPEEITELSKEAVKRVLKAGIPVNNQTVLLKDVNDNVETLEKLFRELQKIKVRPYYLFHCDPVKGVMHFSTSITRGLEIIEELFKRISPLAIPYYAVDGPKGLGKVPLFPQRFKKESNYYIFKSFKGKIFKMPDR; encoded by the coding sequence TTGATAAGAGAACTTAGAGAAGTTGAAAAGTTTTTAACTTTAACAGAAGAAGAGAAAGAAAGTTTTAAAAAGGTTGTTCCTATTTATCCTTTCTCTTCTTCACCTTATTACTTAAACTTAGCGAAAAATAGCACAGCTATTAAAAGAATGATCTTACCTGACATTAGAGAAATTGATGAAGATGTTCAGCTTTTTGGCGAAGATGATCCTTTGTGGGAAGAAAAAGATAAAAAAACTCCTTTTTTAACCCACAGATATAAGGATAGAGTTTTAATAGTAACGACCAACTATTGTCCTGTTTTATGTCGCTTTTGCATGAGGAAGAGAAATTGGAAAAAACCTACGTTTTTTATAGATGAAAAGGAGATAGACAAAGTCGTAGAATACATAAAGAAAACCCCTCAAGTTAGAGATGTTTTAATCTCAGGAGGAGAACCTCTATTCTTACCACTTGAAAAGTTAGAAAAACTTTTGCTTTCTCTAAAAAAAATCGATCATATTGAAGTTGTTAGGATAGGAACGAGACTCCTTGTTGTTGAACCAGAAAGACTTTTAAATGACGATCTTCTAAAAGTTTTAGAAAAAGCAGAAAAGGTTTGGATAAACACTCATTTCAACCATCCAGAAGAGATAACAGAACTTTCTAAAGAAGCCGTAAAAAGGGTTCTAAAAGCAGGAATTCCTGTAAACAATCAAACAGTTTTACTAAAAGATGTTAACGATAACGTTGAAACGTTGGAGAAACTTTTTAGAGAACTCCAAAAGATAAAGGTTAGACCCTACTACCTTTTTCACTGCGACCCTGTAAAGGGGGTCATGCACTTTTCCACTTCTATAACAAGAGGGTTGGAAATTATAGAAGAACTTTTTAAGAGAATTTCCCCCCTTGCTATTCCCTATTATGCTGTTGACGGTCCAAAAGGTTTAGGAAAAGTTCCTCTATTTCCCCAAAGATTTAAAAAAGAAAGCAACTATTACATTTTTAAAAGTTTTAAGGGGAAAATCTTTAAAATGCCGGATAGATAA
- a CDS encoding flagellar motor protein MotB: MARRKKEECKTPPAWLTSFGDLMSLLLTFFILLYSMSTISLEKFYQAIRGIIEAFGGHYVISEEKVIKGKRIPIQFPDMYPKLRSRKEIEQKLLEIKRMLKRFGINAEIAKFGSSIRLRINTDKLFPPGSDKPYKEAIPLIMEVCRKLKELELPITIEGHTDSIPIRTKRFPSNWELSAARATATLRLFIQCGYNPKKLSAAGCGPYRPIASNKTPQGRAKNRRIELVIHLPR, translated from the coding sequence ATGGCAAGGAGGAAAAAGGAGGAGTGTAAGACTCCTCCAGCGTGGTTAACAAGTTTCGGCGATTTGATGTCACTACTACTAACATTCTTTATCCTTCTTTATTCCATGAGTACTATTTCCCTTGAAAAGTTCTATCAAGCCATAAGAGGAATTATTGAAGCTTTTGGAGGTCATTACGTAATTTCAGAAGAAAAAGTAATAAAAGGAAAAAGAATTCCAATTCAGTTTCCTGATATGTATCCAAAACTCCGATCAAGAAAAGAAATAGAACAAAAACTCTTAGAAATAAAAAGAATGCTAAAAAGATTTGGAATAAATGCTGAAATAGCAAAGTTTGGAAGTAGTATCAGGTTAAGGATAAATACCGATAAGCTTTTTCCTCCAGGAAGTGATAAACCCTACAAAGAAGCTATTCCTTTAATTATGGAAGTTTGTAGAAAACTAAAAGAGTTAGAACTTCCAATTACTATAGAAGGTCATACAGACAGTATTCCGATACGAACAAAACGTTTTCCTTCCAACTGGGAACTTTCTGCTGCAAGAGCAACGGCAACGCTAAGACTTTTTATACAGTGTGGATACAACCCTAAAAAGCTTTCTGCAGCTGGCTGTGGTCCTTACAGACCAATAGCCTCAAATAAGACTCCTCAAGGAAGAGCTAAAAACAGGAGAATAGAACTTGTTATTCATCTACCTAGATAA